In one Modestobacter sp. L9-4 genomic region, the following are encoded:
- the orn gene encoding oligoribonuclease produces the protein MADSAAHNLVWIDCEMTGLDLVHDKLIEVAVVVTDSQLNVLDPGLDVIIHAEDADLDGMVEVVRKMHAHSGLTEEVRASTVTLAEAQEQVLAYVKRFVPDRRTAPLCGNSIGTDRGFLARDMPELDDHLHYRMIDVSSIKELGRRWYPRVYFAQPPKGLAHRALADILESIRELAYYRQTLFVPDPGPTSDQAQAAAADVVAAFAPALEAGAADGGTASAQA, from the coding sequence GTGGCAGACAGTGCAGCGCACAACCTGGTGTGGATCGACTGTGAGATGACCGGGCTCGACCTGGTGCACGACAAGCTGATCGAGGTCGCGGTGGTGGTCACCGACTCCCAGCTCAACGTGCTCGACCCCGGGCTGGACGTGATCATCCACGCCGAGGACGCCGACCTGGACGGCATGGTGGAGGTCGTGCGCAAGATGCACGCCCACTCCGGGCTCACCGAGGAGGTGCGCGCCTCGACGGTCACCCTCGCCGAGGCCCAGGAGCAGGTGCTCGCCTACGTCAAGCGGTTCGTGCCCGACCGGCGCACCGCCCCGCTGTGCGGCAACTCGATCGGCACCGACCGCGGCTTCCTCGCCCGCGACATGCCCGAGCTCGACGACCACCTGCACTACCGGATGATCGACGTCTCCTCGATCAAGGAGCTGGGACGCCGCTGGTACCCGCGGGTGTACTTCGCCCAGCCGCCCAAGGGCCTGGCGCACCGGGCACTGGCCGACATCCTCGAGTCGATCCGGGAGCTGGCCTACTACCGGCAGACCCTCTTCGTGCCCGACCCCGGCCCCACCAGCGACCAGGCGCAGGCTGCCGCGGCCGACGTCGTGGCGGCCTTCGCGCCGGCGCTGGAGGCCGGCGCGGCCGACGGCGGGACGGCCTCCGCGCAGGCCTGA
- a CDS encoding GAF and ANTAR domain-containing protein yields MTRPTPADDLAQLAFDELGRISFADHSLESVLQRVTDLAARVLPGEPATSVTIIDGGGRPTTVAASHPLARQLDQVQYAQASGPCLEAATTGVVVEVLDTATETRWAPFPQVAAERGCTGVMSFPLPPQERTSGGLNVYSRTSQPLDETTREVSARFAAYAVVPVSNMYLYESALGRAEHLRTALDSRAVIDQAKGILMERHRLSADQAFSALAELSMESNTRVRDIAQRLVDTGELPGA; encoded by the coding sequence TTGACGCGCCCCACCCCCGCGGACGACCTCGCCCAGCTCGCCTTCGACGAGCTCGGTCGGATCTCCTTCGCCGACCACTCGCTGGAGTCGGTGCTGCAGCGGGTCACCGACCTCGCCGCCCGGGTGCTGCCCGGCGAGCCGGCCACCTCGGTCACGATCATCGACGGCGGCGGCCGCCCGACCACCGTCGCCGCCAGCCACCCGCTGGCCCGGCAGCTGGACCAGGTGCAGTACGCCCAGGCGTCGGGACCGTGCCTGGAGGCGGCCACGACCGGCGTCGTCGTCGAGGTGCTCGACACCGCCACGGAGACCCGCTGGGCGCCCTTCCCGCAGGTCGCGGCGGAGCGGGGCTGCACGGGCGTGATGTCCTTCCCGCTGCCGCCGCAGGAGCGCACCAGCGGTGGGCTCAACGTCTACTCCCGGACGTCGCAGCCGCTGGACGAGACCACCCGGGAGGTCTCGGCCCGCTTCGCCGCCTACGCGGTGGTGCCGGTGTCGAACATGTACCTCTACGAGAGCGCCCTCGGCCGCGCCGAGCACCTGCGCACGGCGCTGGACTCCCGGGCGGTCATCGACCAGGCCAAGGGCATCCTCATGGAGCGCCACAGGCTCTCCGCCGACCAGGCGTTCTCCGCGCTGGCCGAGCTGTCGATGGAGTCCAACACCCGGGTCCGCGACATCGCCCAGCGCCTCGTCGACACCGGCGAGCTGCCCGGGGCCTGA
- a CDS encoding DUF1353 domain-containing protein — translation MPFDSPTLTVRRTGEETWAVLEPLVYRGRRDTFVVPAGFRTDFATVPRVAVWLIPRFGRYTLAAVLHDWLVTVGIRAGAVSSRDADGLFRRVLAELGVPPVRRWLMWAGVRWGALVNPLRRPGWWRDAPRLLPLSVLAAPIVVPPAVVISVALAAYTVVEAAVTRLVPGAGPRTDRGMRL, via the coding sequence GTGCCCTTCGACTCCCCCACGCTCACCGTGCGACGCACCGGCGAGGAGACCTGGGCGGTGCTGGAACCGCTGGTCTACCGCGGCCGACGCGACACCTTCGTCGTCCCGGCCGGCTTCCGTACCGACTTCGCCACCGTGCCGCGGGTCGCGGTGTGGCTGATCCCCCGGTTCGGCCGGTACACCCTGGCCGCGGTGCTGCACGACTGGCTGGTCACGGTCGGCATCCGGGCCGGCGCGGTCAGCTCCCGGGACGCCGACGGGCTGTTCCGCCGCGTGCTCGCCGAGCTCGGCGTCCCGCCGGTGCGGCGCTGGCTGATGTGGGCCGGCGTGCGGTGGGGCGCGCTGGTGAACCCGCTGCGCCGGCCGGGCTGGTGGCGGGACGCGCCGCGGCTGCTGCCGCTGTCGGTGCTGGCCGCGCCGATCGTCGTCCCACCGGCCGTCGTGATCTCCGTGGCGCTGGCCGCCTACACGGTCGTGGAGGCCGCCGTCACGCGGCTCGTCCCCGGCGCCGGCCCGCGGACCGACCGCGGCATGCGGCTGTGA
- a CDS encoding Ig-like domain-containing protein, translating to MGVLQGRRSAPVLAVAVLALVAGCTGGSTEAAGAPGSTTSSASSAPAAPPAQLALSIADGAADVSPAEPLEVDVTDGRLDDVEVTDGSGAAVAGEVAPAAGDPDTSVWTPAEDLAYGTSYTVTATAASAGDQVTTQTSTFTTVTPRLQDKPDIGPLDGTTVGVGMPIRVFFDEPVTDKAEVERHLTVTSSTPTDGVWNWVRDDEVHFRPSTYWPADTDVTVEADLFGVDLGDGVWGKVDRTVAFHVGDEHVSVADAATHTLTVHNGDQVVQTYPMSAGSDKNPTHNGAHVVLEKLAETTMDSSTFGLAVDAPGGYLAEGVKWATRISNNGEFVHGAPWSVRQQGSSNVSHGCINLSDERAKWFYDFSQPGDVVEVVNSVGGTLGPADGDIYDWAVPWDQWKAGSALS from the coding sequence ATGGGGGTTCTCCAGGGCAGGAGGTCGGCACCGGTGCTGGCCGTCGCGGTGCTCGCGCTCGTCGCGGGCTGCACGGGCGGCTCCACCGAGGCCGCAGGGGCCCCCGGCTCGACGACGTCGTCCGCGTCGTCCGCGCCGGCCGCCCCGCCCGCGCAGCTGGCCCTGAGCATCGCCGACGGCGCCGCCGACGTGTCGCCGGCCGAGCCGCTGGAGGTCGACGTCACCGACGGCCGGCTCGACGACGTGGAGGTCACCGACGGCAGCGGTGCCGCGGTCGCCGGGGAGGTGGCGCCCGCGGCCGGGGACCCGGACACCTCCGTCTGGACGCCGGCCGAGGACCTGGCCTACGGCACGAGCTACACGGTGACGGCCACGGCGGCCAGTGCCGGCGACCAGGTGACCACCCAGACGTCGACGTTCACCACGGTCACCCCGCGGCTGCAGGACAAGCCCGACATCGGCCCGCTCGACGGCACGACCGTCGGGGTGGGCATGCCGATCCGGGTCTTCTTCGACGAGCCGGTCACCGACAAGGCCGAGGTCGAGCGCCACCTGACCGTCACCTCCTCCACCCCCACCGACGGGGTGTGGAACTGGGTGCGGGACGACGAGGTGCACTTCCGTCCCTCGACCTACTGGCCGGCCGACACCGACGTCACCGTCGAGGCCGACCTCTTCGGCGTCGACCTCGGGGACGGCGTGTGGGGCAAGGTCGACCGCACGGTGGCCTTCCACGTGGGCGACGAGCACGTCTCGGTCGCCGACGCGGCCACGCACACCCTCACCGTCCACAACGGCGACCAGGTCGTGCAGACCTACCCGATGAGCGCCGGCAGCGACAAGAACCCGACGCACAACGGTGCGCACGTCGTGCTGGAGAAGCTGGCCGAGACCACCATGGACTCCTCCACCTTCGGCCTGGCCGTGGACGCCCCCGGCGGCTACCTGGCCGAGGGGGTCAAGTGGGCGACGCGCATCTCCAACAACGGCGAGTTCGTGCACGGCGCGCCCTGGTCGGTGCGCCAGCAGGGCTCCTCGAACGTCAGCCACGGCTGCATCAACCTCTCCGACGAGCGGGCGAAGTGGTTCTACGACTTCTCCCAGCCCGGCGACGTGGTCGAGGTGGTCAACTCGGTGGGCGGCACGCTCGGCCCGGCCGACGGCGACATCTACGACTGGGCCGTCCCGTGGGACCAGTGGAAGGCCGGCAGCGCGCTGTCCTGA